One genomic region from Cyanobium usitatum str. Tous encodes:
- the dxs gene encoding 1-deoxy-D-xylulose-5-phosphate synthase — protein MHLSELSHPNQLHGLSTAELEAIARQIRERHLEVVSTIGGHLGPGLGVVELTLALYQTLDLDHDKVVWDVGHQAYPHKLITGRYKDFDSLRQKNGVAGYLKRSESRFDHFGAGHASTSISAALGMALARDRRGEDFKCVAVIGDGALTGGMALEAINHAGHLPKTKLVVVLNDNDMSISPPVGALSTYLNRMRLSPPLQFLQGNAEEAIKHLPFLHGELPNELKTLKESMKRLAVPKVGAVFEELGFTYIGPIDGHDIAGMVRTFEQAHRTEGPVLVHVATTKGKGYAYAEADQVGYHAQSAFDLATGKAYPSSKPKPPSYSKVFGQTLVKLCEQDPTVVGITAAMATGTGLDLLEKAFPAQYFDVGIAEQHAVTMAAGMACEGLKPVVAIYSTFLQRAFDQLIHDVGIQNLPVTFVLDRAGIVGADGPTHQGQYDISYLRAVPNFTVMAPKDEAELQRMLVTSIHHSGPCALRIPRGEGEGVPLAEEGFEPLEIGRGELLTDGDDLLIVAYGAMVAPAMATAGLLQEKGIRAAVINARFLRPLDEALILPLAQRIGKVVTMEEGALAGGFGAAVVETLSDHDVLVPVLRIGIPDQLVDHASPEQSKQSLGLTPPQMAERIITRFGAPLQSSLPAPAAPVAV, from the coding sequence ATGCATCTCAGCGAGCTGAGTCACCCGAATCAGCTGCACGGCCTGAGCACGGCAGAGCTTGAAGCCATTGCCCGCCAGATTCGTGAGCGCCATCTGGAGGTGGTGAGCACTATCGGCGGTCACCTGGGTCCCGGGCTGGGAGTGGTGGAGCTCACCCTCGCCCTCTATCAAACCCTCGATCTCGACCACGACAAAGTGGTGTGGGATGTGGGTCATCAGGCCTACCCCCACAAATTGATAACTGGCCGCTACAAGGATTTCGACAGCCTGCGCCAGAAGAACGGGGTAGCCGGCTACCTCAAGCGCAGCGAGAGCCGCTTTGACCATTTCGGTGCCGGTCACGCCAGTACCTCGATTTCTGCGGCCCTAGGCATGGCCCTAGCCCGCGATCGCCGCGGCGAAGACTTCAAATGTGTGGCGGTGATTGGCGATGGCGCCCTCACCGGTGGCATGGCGTTAGAGGCGATCAACCACGCCGGCCACCTGCCGAAGACCAAGCTGGTGGTGGTGCTGAACGACAACGACATGTCGATCAGCCCGCCGGTGGGGGCCCTTTCCACCTACCTCAACCGCATGCGGCTGAGCCCACCCTTGCAATTTCTGCAGGGCAATGCCGAGGAGGCGATCAAGCACCTGCCCTTCCTGCACGGCGAGCTGCCCAACGAGCTCAAGACTCTTAAAGAGAGCATGAAGCGTTTGGCGGTGCCCAAGGTGGGTGCGGTGTTTGAGGAACTGGGCTTCACCTACATCGGCCCAATCGATGGCCATGACATCGCCGGCATGGTGCGCACCTTTGAGCAGGCCCACCGCACCGAGGGGCCTGTGCTGGTGCATGTGGCCACCACCAAGGGCAAGGGCTACGCCTACGCCGAGGCCGATCAGGTGGGCTACCACGCCCAGAGCGCCTTTGATCTGGCCACTGGCAAGGCCTATCCCTCCAGTAAGCCCAAGCCACCCAGCTACAGCAAGGTGTTTGGCCAAACGCTGGTGAAGCTCTGCGAACAGGACCCCACCGTGGTGGGTATTACCGCTGCCATGGCCACCGGCACCGGCCTGGATCTGCTGGAGAAGGCTTTTCCGGCCCAGTATTTCGATGTGGGCATCGCCGAGCAGCACGCCGTGACCATGGCGGCTGGCATGGCCTGCGAAGGCCTCAAGCCGGTGGTAGCGATCTACAGCACCTTTCTGCAGCGCGCCTTCGACCAGCTGATTCACGACGTGGGCATTCAGAATCTGCCCGTCACCTTCGTGCTCGACCGGGCCGGCATCGTGGGTGCCGACGGCCCCACCCACCAGGGCCAATACGACATCAGCTACTTACGCGCTGTCCCCAATTTCACGGTGATGGCTCCCAAGGATGAGGCTGAGCTGCAGCGCATGCTCGTGACCTCGATTCACCACAGCGGCCCCTGCGCCCTGCGCATTCCCCGCGGCGAAGGCGAGGGGGTGCCCCTTGCAGAGGAGGGCTTTGAACCCCTGGAGATCGGCCGGGGCGAGCTACTCACCGACGGCGACGACCTGCTGATCGTGGCCTATGGCGCCATGGTGGCCCCGGCGATGGCTACGGCCGGACTACTGCAGGAAAAGGGCATTCGCGCGGCCGTGATCAACGCCCGCTTCCTGCGGCCCCTAGATGAGGCCCTGATCCTGCCGCTGGCCCAGCGCATCGGCAAGGTGGTGACCATGGAGGAGGGCGCTCTCGCTGGTGGCTTCGGTGCCGCCGTGGTGGAAACCCTCAGCGACCACGACGTGCTGGTGCCGGTGTTGCGCATTGGCATTCCGGACCAGTTGGTCGACCATGCCAGCCCGGAGCAGAGCAAGCAGAGCCTCGGCCTAACCCCGCCCCAGATGGCGGAGCGGATCATCACCCGTTTTGGTGCTCCCCTTCAGAGCAGCCTCCCTGCTCCGGCTGCGCCTGTTGCTGTTTGA
- a CDS encoding NAD(P)/FAD-dependent oxidoreductase: MLPFRAASLLRLRLLLFEPEPYDCEVLVVGAGPSGAELARLLAQAGVDVLLVDRLRHLGQAAFSSAALPLETLDRFGIPAQVVAARWSGWQLVGPGEQRRLWSAGQPLGAVLDFGALRQWLADQAQSWGARLQLGVTALGWHQDGAGVCTVVRDGAAGRRLLRSRWLVDASGEGRALIGEQASLADPLVAGLGVEWLLQVDPEQQRPWADRLSFFLGSDWVRQGYGWVFPMAQGQLKVGVCRLVDPSRAQPALALELGALLRRCGLGQAEVLDRHGGRIRSTLRRQDPHRLGRLIGLGDAVSTANLLGGEGIRHALTSARVLAPLLLKALAKPADSAGLDRYPSLLRRELGWRWSLSGRLARRTWLGLADAGADARLERLLAGLQTRRAEDLSALLFDYRFERYGLKALPYLLGWR; this comes from the coding sequence GTGCTCCCCTTCAGAGCAGCCTCCCTGCTCCGGCTGCGCCTGTTGCTGTTTGAACCGGAGCCCTACGACTGCGAGGTGCTTGTGGTGGGTGCTGGCCCTTCGGGTGCTGAGCTAGCCCGCCTACTTGCCCAGGCTGGGGTTGATGTGCTGCTGGTTGATCGGCTTAGGCATTTGGGCCAGGCGGCTTTCAGTAGTGCGGCCCTGCCGCTTGAGACCCTGGATCGTTTTGGCATACCCGCTCAGGTGGTGGCGGCGCGCTGGAGTGGCTGGCAGCTGGTGGGTCCAGGCGAGCAGCGGCGGCTGTGGAGCGCAGGCCAACCCCTTGGCGCCGTGCTCGATTTTGGCGCCCTGCGCCAGTGGCTAGCTGACCAGGCCCAGTCCTGGGGCGCCCGCCTGCAGCTCGGCGTCACGGCCCTTGGCTGGCATCAAGATGGCGCTGGCGTTTGCACCGTGGTGCGCGATGGCGCTGCTGGTCGCCGCCTGCTGCGCAGCCGCTGGCTGGTGGATGCCAGCGGCGAGGGCCGCGCCCTGATTGGCGAGCAGGCATCGCTGGCCGATCCGCTGGTGGCCGGCCTGGGGGTGGAGTGGTTGCTGCAGGTGGATCCCGAGCAGCAGCGGCCCTGGGCAGACCGGCTCAGCTTTTTCCTTGGCAGCGACTGGGTGCGGCAGGGTTACGGCTGGGTATTTCCGATGGCACAAGGCCAGCTCAAGGTGGGGGTGTGCCGCTTGGTCGATCCCAGCCGTGCCCAGCCTGCGCTGGCTCTGGAGCTGGGCGCCCTGCTGCGGCGCTGCGGCCTAGGCCAAGCCGAGGTGCTCGATCGCCATGGGGGGCGCATTCGCAGCACGCTGCGGCGCCAGGACCCCCACCGGCTGGGCCGGCTTATCGGCCTAGGTGACGCGGTGAGCACGGCCAACCTGCTGGGTGGTGAGGGCATCCGCCACGCCCTGACCAGTGCCCGGGTGCTGGCACCCCTGCTGCTGAAGGCCCTGGCCAAGCCGGCTGACTCTGCGGGCCTAGATCGATACCCGAGCCTGTTGAGGCGGGAGCTGGGCTGGCGCTGGAGCCTGAGTGGCCGCCTAGCTAGGCGCACCTGGCTAGGCCTGGCTGATGCCGGGGCCGATGCTCGCCTGGAGCGCCTGCTGGCTGGCTTGCAAACCCGGCGGGCGGAGGATCTCTCCGCCCTGTTGTTTGACTACCGCTTTGAGCGCTATGGGCTTAAGGCGCTGCCCTACTTGCTGGGTTGGCGCTGA
- the psaK gene encoding photosystem I reaction center subunit PsaK, translating to MIAPLLALAPATISWSPKVALVMIVCNVIAIAVGKATIQHQNVGLKLPSAGLFGGFSHGAMLGTLSLGHILGMGAILGLASRGVV from the coding sequence ATGATCGCTCCCCTCCTTGCCCTTGCTCCCGCCACCATCAGCTGGTCACCCAAAGTGGCGTTGGTGATGATTGTCTGCAACGTGATTGCCATCGCCGTAGGCAAGGCCACGATCCAACATCAAAACGTTGGTCTGAAGCTGCCAAGCGCCGGCCTATTTGGCGGCTTCAGCCACGGAGCCATGCTCGGCACCTTGAGCCTCGGCCATATCCTCGGCATGGGCGCCATCCTTGGCCTGGCCTCCCGCGGCGTGGTTTAA
- a CDS encoding DUF3593 domain-containing protein yields MSGPLGWLAGIDPTPLFVLSLLPYLAFLWWAGRIEGFPKLALRGFQFTLVFVAVTIAAAIVAQLRYGELLANVDPLHGGAESLLTISNLLVVLGFSGIGAVITAQPPRS; encoded by the coding sequence ATGAGCGGTCCCCTCGGCTGGCTTGCCGGCATCGACCCCACGCCTTTGTTTGTGCTGTCGCTACTCCCCTATCTGGCCTTCCTTTGGTGGGCAGGGCGGATTGAGGGGTTCCCCAAGCTGGCCCTGCGGGGTTTCCAATTCACCCTGGTGTTTGTGGCCGTCACCATTGCCGCCGCCATCGTGGCCCAGCTGCGCTACGGCGAGCTGCTGGCCAATGTGGATCCCCTGCATGGGGGAGCTGAATCGCTGCTCACGATCTCCAACCTGCTGGTGGTGCTTGGCTTCAGCGGCATCGGCGCCGTGATCACGGCCCAACCGCCCCGATCCTGA
- a CDS encoding DUF2499 domain-containing protein — MHALSLPTWWIHVTSVLEWVVAMVAVQRLGVVRREGGWRWLSLAMLPALVSAMAACTWHLFDNSPKLQGLVVFQAGLTTIGNAALALAAWNLLRQQRQAAP; from the coding sequence ATGCATGCCCTCTCCCTACCCACCTGGTGGATTCACGTCACCTCGGTGCTCGAGTGGGTGGTAGCGATGGTGGCTGTGCAGCGCCTGGGTGTAGTGCGCCGGGAGGGCGGTTGGCGTTGGTTGAGCCTGGCCATGTTGCCAGCCCTGGTGAGCGCCATGGCGGCCTGCACCTGGCATTTATTTGACAACAGCCCAAAGCTGCAGGGCCTGGTGGTGTTTCAGGCGGGCCTAACCACCATTGGCAACGCCGCCCTGGCCCTAGCAGCCTGGAACCTGCTGCGTCAGCAGCGGCAGGCGGCGCCATGA
- the csaB gene encoding polysaccharide pyruvyl transferase CsaB, translated as MRVIRAAKTDQSAQRLLLCGYYGEHNLGDDALLEVLLAQMPAGYQATVTAHDGALVRQRFGVDTVPRRSLPLVLKALRRCRALVLGGGSLLQDSTSFKSLLYYAALIGAARLQDKPVLLWGQGLGPLQRRRSRLLVGRLLRLATAVSWRDPESAALARSLGREGPVGSDPVWALAPQQWRGRGGPLVLCFRPTRQLQGSAWRPYLAALDQLAASHDREVIWLPFHANQDRGLLEQLRSEQLLPPGLAARSREVLAERPQEAMAICSGAGLVVAMRLHGLILAALSGAPCAALSYDPKVAAAAANLGCPCQSLDAAPSPAVLASWDGALDTPPPASRLLELRQQSEVHQQVFACLEPRACL; from the coding sequence GTGCGCGTGATCAGGGCGGCGAAGACGGATCAGTCAGCCCAGCGGCTGTTGCTTTGCGGCTACTACGGCGAGCACAACCTGGGCGATGACGCTCTGCTGGAGGTGTTGCTGGCCCAGATGCCTGCGGGTTATCAGGCCACGGTTACGGCCCACGACGGTGCCCTGGTGCGGCAGCGCTTCGGGGTTGATACGGTGCCGCGCCGCAGCCTGCCCCTGGTGCTCAAGGCGCTGCGGCGCTGCCGGGCCCTGGTGCTTGGTGGCGGCAGCCTGCTGCAGGATTCCACCAGTTTCAAGAGCCTGCTTTATTACGCCGCCCTGATTGGGGCAGCCCGCTTGCAGGACAAGCCTGTGCTGCTTTGGGGCCAGGGGCTAGGGCCCCTGCAGCGGCGGCGCAGCCGCTTGCTTGTAGGCCGCCTGCTGCGCTTGGCAACGGCTGTGAGCTGGCGCGATCCGGAGTCGGCGGCTCTGGCCAGGAGCCTGGGGCGTGAGGGACCGGTGGGCAGCGATCCCGTCTGGGCCCTAGCGCCCCAGCAATGGCGAGGTAGGGGAGGCCCCCTGGTGCTTTGCTTTCGCCCCACCCGCCAGTTGCAGGGCTCAGCGTGGAGGCCCTATTTGGCAGCTCTAGATCAGTTGGCGGCCAGCCACGATCGGGAGGTGATCTGGCTGCCTTTTCACGCCAACCAGGACCGGGGCCTACTGGAGCAGCTGCGCAGCGAGCAGCTGCTGCCGCCAGGGCTGGCAGCCCGCAGTCGGGAGGTGCTGGCTGAACGGCCCCAGGAGGCGATGGCCATATGCAGCGGCGCTGGCTTAGTGGTGGCGATGCGGCTGCACGGCTTGATCCTGGCGGCCCTCTCCGGTGCTCCCTGCGCCGCCCTCAGCTACGACCCCAAGGTGGCTGCCGCCGCCGCCAACCTGGGCTGCCCCTGTCAGAGCCTGGACGCGGCGCCATCGCCAGCAGTGCTGGCCAGCTGGGATGGGGCGCTCGACACACCGCCGCCCGCTTCCCGGTTGCTGGAGCTGCGTCAGCAGAGCGAAGTACACCAGCAAGTATTTGCATGTCTGGAGCCACGGGCTTGTTTATGA
- a CDS encoding peroxiredoxin: MRRRALLQGLAALLPATAGASSLLAFSRQAFALGGTLPTLNQSAPGFDLAGIAPAAGGEAVPTRLNLADFQGRWLVLYFYPRDFTGGCTIEARGFQKDLASFSAANAAVVGVSADDAESHADFCSSEGLAFPLLSDPAGTVSRAYGSWIAPFSQRHTFLIDPSGILRSTWVAVRPSGHSAEVLSALQQFQAS, from the coding sequence ATGCGGCGTCGGGCACTGCTCCAAGGCCTAGCTGCTCTTCTGCCCGCAACAGCGGGTGCTTCAAGCCTGTTGGCATTCAGCCGGCAGGCTTTTGCTTTGGGCGGCACCCTGCCCACTCTCAACCAATCCGCCCCTGGCTTCGACCTAGCCGGCATTGCGCCAGCAGCCGGTGGTGAAGCAGTGCCAACCCGGTTGAATTTGGCCGACTTCCAGGGCAGATGGTTGGTGCTCTACTTCTATCCCCGGGATTTCACCGGCGGCTGCACCATCGAAGCCCGGGGTTTTCAAAAAGACCTGGCCAGCTTCAGTGCCGCCAATGCGGCCGTGGTGGGGGTGAGCGCCGATGACGCCGAATCCCACGCCGATTTCTGCAGCAGCGAAGGGCTGGCCTTTCCCTTGCTGTCAGATCCAGCTGGCACTGTGAGCCGCGCCTACGGCAGCTGGATCGCACCTTTCTCCCAGCGGCACACCTTCCTGATCGACCCCTCAGGCATATTGCGCTCCACTTGGGTAGCGGTGCGTCCTAGCGGCCACAGCGCCGAAGTGCTCAGCGCCTTGCAGCAGTTTCAGGCCAGCTGA
- the rpmB gene encoding 50S ribosomal protein L28, producing the protein MSRVCQLTGKRANNGMAVSHSHVRTKKLQQVNLQERRLWWAEGNRFIKLRVSTRALKTIQKKGLGAYAKELGVNLAKI; encoded by the coding sequence ATGTCTCGGGTCTGCCAGCTCACCGGCAAGCGCGCCAACAACGGCATGGCCGTCTCGCACTCCCACGTGCGCACCAAGAAGCTCCAGCAGGTGAATCTGCAAGAACGCCGTCTGTGGTGGGCCGAAGGCAACCGCTTTATCAAGTTGCGCGTCTCCACCCGCGCCCTCAAAACCATCCAGAAGAAGGGCCTGGGCGCTTACGCCAAAGAACTGGGCGTCAACCTGGCCAAAATCTGA
- a CDS encoding ParA family protein, translated as MFITVSGQKGGVAKTCTSIHLASVWADRGRSVCVVDADRNRSALAYRIRGELPFQVVPVEAAAKATRFADVVITDGQASSDEEELRHLADGSDLVLLPTAPKARAVELTVELAKLLQRVGVPHAVLLVKVDLRQQRAAHEARQALETFGLQVLRAEIPLLAAFDKAETQGLPVFAAIDDRGRADPRRMAGWSAYQSVAQEIECLISKPSSVASRSISPLPLSA; from the coding sequence GTGTTCATCACCGTTTCCGGCCAGAAGGGTGGGGTTGCCAAGACCTGCACCAGCATCCACCTCGCCAGTGTCTGGGCGGATCGTGGCCGCTCGGTGTGCGTGGTGGATGCCGACCGCAACCGTTCCGCCCTGGCCTACCGCATCCGCGGTGAATTGCCCTTCCAAGTGGTGCCGGTGGAGGCCGCCGCTAAGGCCACCCGCTTTGCCGACGTTGTAATCACTGATGGCCAGGCCAGCAGTGACGAGGAGGAGCTGCGTCATCTGGCCGACGGATCCGATCTGGTACTACTGCCCACCGCTCCAAAGGCCCGCGCGGTGGAGCTTACCGTGGAGCTCGCCAAGTTGCTGCAGCGGGTGGGGGTGCCCCATGCCGTGCTGCTGGTGAAGGTGGATCTGCGTCAGCAGCGGGCGGCCCACGAAGCCCGCCAGGCGCTCGAAACCTTTGGGCTGCAGGTGCTCAGGGCCGAAATTCCCCTGCTGGCAGCCTTCGATAAGGCCGAAACCCAGGGATTGCCCGTGTTTGCCGCTATCGACGATCGCGGCCGGGCCGATCCCCGCCGCATGGCCGGTTGGTCGGCCTACCAGTCCGTTGCCCAGGAGATTGAATGCCTGATTTCGAAGCCCTCATCCGTCGCCAGCAGGAGCATCAGTCCACTGCCGCTGAGCGCCTGA
- the htpG gene encoding molecular chaperone HtpG, producing MTVLEQGQIQIHTENIFPIIKKAVYSGHEVFLRELVSNGVDAISKRRMAAMAGDCSEGPEAKISIRIDREAQTLTISDNGIGMNVDEVKRYINQVAFSSAEDFLEKYKQENDAIIGHFGLGFYSSFMVAKQVELVSLSASAGAEAVRWSCDGSPNFSLEQAERSEPGTDVILHLMEEELEYIEPARIRTLITTYCDFLPVEVQLEGETVNKREAPWRKSPRDLTDNDYIELYRYLYPFQGDPLLWVHLNTDYPYNLQGILFFPKSTGRADWEKGEIKLYCNNVFVSDSIKEVVPRYLLPLRGVIDSPDIPLNVSRSALQTDRRVRSIGGFVAKKVGDRLKELHRDDPKRYAESWESLAPFIKIGAMEDEKFADQVADLVLFGTSASPTEQEPGEVESIDPIPGEGGKAYTTLAGYRTRLDAANDKRILYCTDEAGQAGALALWKSQGAEVLLADTFIDTQFIPWLEYRHEELKFQRVDSELDESLQEKESEISDADGKDSSEKLRDLFKAALANDKVTIQVQALKGDNSPAALILLPEQMRRINDMGALMEQRLPGLPDHHVLLVNRKHPLVEGLLKLSAGSVITTGGSGGSSPSQQLADDLGRHVYELARLAVGGLEPNELAGFQQRSSDLMGKLMERGL from the coding sequence ATGACGGTGCTGGAACAGGGCCAGATTCAGATCCACACCGAAAACATCTTTCCGATCATCAAAAAGGCCGTCTACAGCGGCCATGAGGTCTTTCTACGGGAGCTGGTGAGCAATGGCGTGGATGCCATCAGCAAGCGGCGCATGGCGGCGATGGCTGGCGACTGCAGCGAAGGGCCTGAAGCCAAGATTTCGATCCGCATCGACCGCGAAGCCCAAACCCTCACCATCTCCGACAACGGCATCGGCATGAATGTCGATGAGGTGAAGCGCTACATCAACCAGGTGGCCTTTTCCAGCGCCGAAGACTTCCTCGAGAAATACAAGCAGGAAAACGACGCGATCATCGGCCACTTCGGCCTGGGCTTCTATTCCAGCTTCATGGTGGCTAAGCAGGTGGAGCTGGTCAGCCTTTCCGCCAGTGCTGGCGCGGAGGCGGTGCGCTGGAGCTGTGATGGCTCCCCCAACTTCAGCCTGGAGCAGGCCGAGCGCAGCGAGCCAGGCACCGACGTCATCCTGCACCTGATGGAGGAGGAGCTCGAATACATCGAGCCGGCCCGCATCCGCACCTTAATAACCACCTACTGCGACTTCCTGCCGGTGGAAGTGCAGCTGGAAGGCGAAACCGTTAATAAGCGCGAAGCCCCTTGGCGCAAGAGCCCCAGGGATCTCACCGATAACGACTACATCGAGCTCTACCGCTACCTCTATCCCTTCCAGGGCGATCCCCTGCTGTGGGTGCACCTCAACACCGACTATCCCTACAACCTGCAGGGCATCCTGTTTTTCCCCAAATCCACTGGCCGGGCCGACTGGGAGAAGGGCGAGATCAAGCTCTACTGCAACAACGTGTTCGTGAGCGATTCGATCAAGGAGGTGGTGCCCCGCTACCTGCTGCCCCTGCGCGGCGTGATCGATTCGCCCGACATCCCCCTGAACGTAAGCCGCTCCGCCCTGCAGACCGACCGGCGCGTGCGCTCGATCGGTGGCTTCGTGGCCAAGAAGGTGGGCGACCGGCTTAAGGAGCTCCATCGCGACGACCCCAAGCGCTACGCCGAAAGCTGGGAGTCGCTGGCCCCCTTCATCAAGATCGGCGCCATGGAGGATGAAAAATTCGCAGACCAGGTGGCCGATCTGGTGCTGTTTGGCACTAGTGCGTCGCCCACGGAGCAGGAGCCTGGCGAAGTCGAGAGCATTGACCCCATCCCAGGCGAAGGCGGCAAGGCTTACACCACCCTGGCTGGCTACCGCACCCGCCTGGATGCCGCCAACGACAAGCGCATCCTCTACTGCACCGATGAGGCCGGCCAGGCTGGGGCCCTTGCTCTATGGAAGAGCCAGGGCGCCGAGGTGCTGCTGGCCGACACCTTCATCGATACCCAGTTCATCCCCTGGCTGGAATACCGCCATGAGGAGCTCAAGTTCCAGCGGGTGGACAGCGAGCTGGATGAATCGCTGCAGGAGAAAGAAAGCGAGATCAGCGACGCAGACGGCAAGGACAGTTCCGAAAAGCTGCGCGATTTATTCAAAGCAGCTCTGGCCAACGACAAGGTGACCATCCAGGTGCAGGCCCTCAAGGGTGACAACTCCCCCGCCGCCCTGATCCTGCTGCCGGAGCAGATGCGCCGCATCAACGACATGGGCGCCCTGATGGAGCAGCGCCTGCCGGGCCTGCCCGATCACCACGTGCTGCTGGTAAACCGCAAGCACCCTCTGGTGGAGGGCCTGCTCAAGCTCTCGGCCGGTTCGGTGATCACAACCGGTGGCAGTGGCGGCAGCTCGCCCAGCCAGCAGCTGGCCGATGATCTTGGCCGCCATGTCTATGAATTAGCCCGCCTAGCGGTGGGCGGCCTGGAGCCCAACGAGCTGGCTGGCTTCCAGCAGCGCAGCTCCGATTTGATGGGCAAGCTTATGGAGCGGGGGCTCTAG
- a CDS encoding indolepyruvate ferredoxin oxidoreductase subunit alpha, producing MAHTIVTNVCEGVADCVDACPVACINPGQGANSKGTNFYWIDFDTCIDCGICLQVCPVQGAILAEEKPELQQAG from the coding sequence ATGGCTCACACGATCGTTACCAACGTCTGCGAGGGCGTAGCCGATTGCGTGGATGCCTGCCCTGTGGCTTGCATCAACCCCGGCCAAGGTGCCAACAGCAAGGGCACAAACTTTTATTGGATCGACTTTGACACCTGCATCGATTGCGGCATCTGCCTGCAGGTGTGTCCCGTGCAGGGGGCCATCCTTGCCGAAGAAAAGCCCGAGCTGCAGCAGGCAGGCTGA